The Panicum hallii strain FIL2 chromosome 5, PHallii_v3.1, whole genome shotgun sequence genome contains the following window.
ttacCGCATTGACTAAAGACAGAATTTTttgattcatgtatttgtaatatttgtaatgtttgTACTGTTTGttttcatattattttatttttaatggcttcatgtattgtactatcgtaatatttggattctacgttgaaAAACggtatcgtttaaccatcttcgtaTGAGTTTTACATACCGTAATCTTCtccgtaaaattgaattaaaattttatatgcatacataagagtatggcgaataaatcttgtatttgcaaaaagtctgaatttcaaatagtttctgaaacaTAAATTCTAAAAAAACATAACAAAAACCATAACCATGGGACCTCCCGCTCattggccgggcgggaggcctgcttcagggacctcttcgcgaataaaaacctttcttattcgcgaagagacccctggaaatttttttggaacctcccgcccgatgggtgggcgggaggtccccggccccacgttTCCCGCCCGTTCAAAGGGTGGGATGTACCCATTTTCCTAATTTCTCCCATCCGgctcccctttttcgaattttaatttttttatccactttttaaaaaaaactcgaGGGCAACCGGGGTGGTGGGGCGGGGGGCTTGGCCCCCAAACATCGGTACTTTTAACCCCCAGCCTATACTGTAAAGCCCACCGTGCTACCAATGCTTAGGTTCTCCAATTGTCATTTTATTGAACGATGCATACAATATTCATCTAGGTAGATAGCTAAATACTAGTTAAATCCAACCATAGTACTGATATTATGAGCCAAATTTGCAATACATTAGCAGCCACAACACTGGTATTATGAGCCAAATTTGCACCACGTTTGCAATACGTTATCTACGAAGTCGTATAAAGTTTAAATAGGTCACATGTGAAGCATTTTTCCTATTTAAAATATTTGTGACACGTATATTAAGTGTGGTAAAGGATTATGGCCCCAGTGCTCTCTTCGCAATCTAACTTAcccttatatatttttagctcaaAATTGTATAAGATAAGAACTTAGCCTTTAGATTATTTAGGCTAAAATTTGAGACCCTTTATCACccctacatatatatatatatatatatatatatatatcttgatATATTTTCTCACGAATAGTATAAGATATCCGGTCGGCCCCAAACTCGAGGATCTGTCATCTCAGTCTTTCGGAGGTGTTCATAGAGGTAGGATTGTGTTTGTGTATTCATAGGGGTGAGTGTGCGTACGTGTTTGTGAGCGTCtgtatctatattatatttCTAAATGGTGTCCAGTCGGCCTCCTTTACTCAAAATTTCTGGTTCCGCCACTGAACATGATCGTGTCGATCACGCTACACTCGGTGCAGTTACCTGTAGCCGTCTGTCTGGGCACTATTCGCAGTCACATATATGACTGCGAAGGGAAGCGTTGCAGAAGGCCCACCGCGGCCCATCCGAACTCGcacccgccaccgccgcctcctccgtcACCGCCAGCTCCCGCAGTCGGATCCGTCGCCGTGCTGCTCGCCCACCCACCGTCGTGCTGCCGGCCGTCGACCCTAGGCTTCTTCTTGCCCGCCGTCGGCCACCACCTCGCCTCCGCTGCTGGCCGAACCATCATCACCGCCACCCCCGACCTTCCCTATAGCCGCCGGCTATGGAGCCGCCCCACCTCCGGAAACCCTAAATCCTAAAGTCGCCGCTTCGACCACCACACCGGTCAGCGTCGACCTCGTAGCCGGCCCCTCACCCCACCTCCCACCCCTCGCCGGTCACCCCACCTCCCACCCTAACCTGCTAGCattgcgaggaggaagaagccaCCAGCGTCACGAGGAGGAACAAACACAGTAGCTGGGCCCACCGGTTAGCAAGCAGCAGCATCGTTCTGCGATGCTTCGCATTTAGGGGTGGTAACGGATCATAATTCTAGTACTctcttcacaatccaacttgACCTTTATGTATATATATTTAGCTAAAAATTGAATAAGATTAGAGCCCAACCCTTTTAGGATCCGATTTTTAGATTATCTAGACTAATTTTAGTAACACCTCTGTTCGCAGTAACGCACGCGACTGCTATTATTGGCGGGCTGTCCTCGCTCCTCGTTAATCGCAGGCTTGCAAGTACGTATGCGCGCGCGGGGGCCCGTGCCATGTGGTCCGTCCGATGATTTCTCTTGCCTTATTGCTCTTCTTTGTGCTTGTGATCATTGCCGATCACCGAAAAGCGAATAGCCCTAGAGGAGCTCCTGTGGTGATGGCGAGTGAGATTCGTTCGGTTCTAGAGGATTTGCGTCGGCCGAAGGGCTACGCCAAGCATCCCGTCGCCCAATCTGTCCTCTCCGACCAGATCCGGGATTACGAAGCCAAGGTTTTCCCTTTTTCATCTACACATCGTTAGCATCAGGCGACTGAGTTTCTCGCAGTAGACGGCGGGTTAGGGTTTTTGAGATGGGATGATTAGGGTTCAAGTGATTCGGGTGCAAGGGGGCGGCGTCAGTGACTTGGTGGTGCGACGGGGCAATGGGGGAGGCAAACGTACGGCCTGTGGCCTTGTGCGGGTAGATCCTGTTGCGGAGATGGGAGGAGGCAGGCCTGAGGGAACTCATTAGGAGGCGCGACCGAAGGAAGAAGATAGAATGGACAGTTAGACACCGTCCATGCAGATCGAGCGGCTGCAAACCATTGGCTCTACAAACATTCAACTGACATGTGTAAATGTGTGTATATATACATGTGTGTGAAAATCCATTCTACACGCGCTCGTAGCTACTCCTACATATGTATCTCATggtatgtgtgtgtgtatatatagctAAAATATAACAAGGTGTATTCTCTGTACAAAATGCCCCCACCCTACGTTGCAACCGAAAGACTACACTGATTGCAACTGGAAGAATAAACCAATTGCATATGGACGGAACTGATTGCACCTGGCACGATCCAGTTGCAACTGGACGCAAACCAGTTGCAACTGACCGCGAACCAGTTGCAACTAAAACTGTCACAGTTGCAACTGAGAGCGTGGTGCATTCTCTATACAAAATGCACTGAGGTGCATTATAACaaaatgatatatatatatatataaatttcATTCTACACGCGCTTATAGCTACTCCTACATGTGTATCTCTTTATGTAGGGCATATTTGACCCAACGAAAGGTACATTCGAAgtgtatgtgatcatactagaccatcAGTAATGGTATATACTTTTACGTATATGACCATACATGGAGTATATggatatatttatttttatatactagtattaatatataatcatgcttttgaaatttttcgtaCATATCCCTCTAAAGTATCTTCGAATTAGTATATGAACGTACTCAAAATGATAAATGAGTATGTGGATATATGCACGGTGGTATATTCATAGTGAGAGTAGTTACAAGCGAGCATAGATAAAATTTAtcacatacacacacacacacacacacacacacacacacacacacacacacacatatatatatatatatatatatatatatatatatatatatatatatatatatatatatatatataccagcCAATCTCCCATTTACACTAGGCGTGGATTCCGATTTATTTGCCAAACTCCTAGTGCTCTGCTTGCTGTTTGTGAATTGTGATGATGCTGTGTGCGTGCGTGCTGTGCTTTGACTGACGGTGATGGTGAAGGTGACTGCACAGGCTGGGACATTCGTGCCGTGGTGGTTGCCCCTGCCGGTTTGAACTGTGTTACGGTGGGATCGTTCAGCTGGGATCAGGATCGCGATAAGATCAGAGTATGTTCCTATGGCTAGTTCACTTTGTGGATTGAATTTAGCAGTTTCACTACGATATGTTGCAGACCTTTTTGTGTGTGAGATACCAGTTACATAACTCCTGCAGAAAGTATCATTGGAAACGATCCTTTGAATTGTTACGAAGAATGATGTTTTCACCATACTTCTCTGTTCAGATTTTTATCTCCATCGAGGGCGTCGAGCAAAAGAAGATGGAGGCTGTATTCAACCAAACTTCAGTGCACATGAAGTTCAATGATGTTTATGGCAAAAATTACCAATGGGCCATTCCAAAACTGAATAAAGAAATTGTCCCTGAAAAGTGTAAGGCCGTGGTGAAGCCAACAAAATTGGTTGTCACCCTTTGCAAGGCTTCTACAGGGACCTGGTCGAACATATATTTTGAGGAAAACAAGGTAATCACCCACCGATGTGTTACCTAATTTAATAAGCTCCTTGTGCATTGCCTTGAAATCCCATTCGCTGTACTTACAGTCTTGTATCACTTCGGCAGTGGGTGCCATGTTCCTCATCAGTAGAAAGTTCCATTATACCTGCTTTCCCTATTTTCTCTACTTCTTGTAACTCATAAGATCCGTATCCTCTGTTCCTGTGGTTCTTTGAAATGCTGCTATGTTGGGTTTCTAACATTGACCTCGTTTTCTTTGTTGTCAGTTTAAACCAAGCGTGGTTAACGACGACGATCCAATTTCAGTAGTTGACTTGGTTAAGGTTAATATTTTTCGATTGCTATCACTGAATGTAATCTTTATTTACAACTCTGTATGTGAATTATCATTTTGCAGAACATGTACCAAGGTGGCGGGGATGATATGAAGCAGGCTTTAGAGAAAGCATGGCATGATACGAAGACAGGAAAAATTGCGGGACTACCCGGCTAAGACACATTTTAGCACTGGCTGTCGTTGGCTCAAACAATGTTATGCAGGAAGGGGATCCCACTTGGCTCTTGCCTAGTATGTAAGGGGGACATGGTCCCACGTGTTAGCCAGTGGACTACCTATTACCTGAAAATCAAGGGTTCAATGTCTATCATAAGAGTGTTGGATTAAGTGAGACTGGTCAGTTTAAAAGTTGGCTTTATGGGCTTAATTAATTGGGAAGGAAACAAACAGCGTGTGTAGGCAATTCTTATTATTTATGGTGCGCTGTGTTATGGAAAGAAAGCCAGCCCGTGAGAAAACTAATAATTGTATTACTACTTCATTGTTGTTTGCAATGTATTGCTTGAAGCTTTAAATGAATCCTTCGTGCAGCCAAATTTGGCAGTAGTGTTTCCTGTTTTGAGTTCCAGGCCTCCAGCCTGGGTGGTCCTTGGTAAACACTGTTAATGTCTCGTAGGGTAAGACTACTTCTACCAAATAAAAAGGTGTGATTATAATTATGCCTATACTATTTTAAAAAATTTGTGGCATAATTGTGAATTATTGATTTGATGGATAAACCTCGAAGGAGCAGCTAGAGTGCTTGCTTGAGCAGCATTGCAACATGCCCCCGGAGGTATATGACTGAATGTGTGTACAAAGCTGCATCTGATGCTTTAGCTAATAGTCAATTCAGATCTATCCTTACATTCTCAACGTCACCAAAGAGAAACTTGAAAACAAAAGGGACAAACAGCAGCTGTTAGTTACTAGTAGCTAATTTAATTGTTTTCAGAAAGCAGGATACCATTACATTCCAAGACAGTACCCTCTTCAGCAGTTCATACTTCAAGCTCACAAGAAATGGTAATATGGCATGCCATACTATTTGTACTTCAGCATCATGTTGCAGCTTGACAACTCCTCTACAAGTGAAATTAAATGCAATCTAATTATTTGGTCAAATGGTGAGCAATTGGTTTTATGCACTGTTGTTCACATACATAAACAGAGAGCCAATTGTGCCCGGGACTTGGTCAACATATTATCACCGCAATGTAGTCTCCTGAAACAACAGAACAATCATCACATGTTGCACGCCAGAATGGAATTTAGCTCAGCATCAGCTGCTCTACTGATTGTGATGCGTAGCTAACTCGCCTGTGATCAGCCGGTATACCAGGTGTGTAAGAGCAAATTAGCTCTCCACAAATTTCACTCTCTTTGTACAGTGATGGCGGGAAAACGGGCAGGCGATGGCCCGCCTCCATGTCAGCAGAGACAAGTTTAATTCTTAGTTAATTTAAATagaataaagtaaataaattcAGGTATTGCGAGTCCATACTTCCATAATTCTtatatttatataaaaattatgTTAATTATATCTCCGTAGAGAACATCCCTGATTAAGAGTTCCAACATGAGTACATAAAAGAATCATTACATCATATGGCTGCCTATTACATGGCTACAAAAGAGAAGTCTTCAATCTTCTCGCCGTAGTGATGACTGCTTGCCGTTTCACTTTCTTTCAAATATAGCATAAGCTCATTTATTTTGGAAGCTTATTTGTGTTAATTGTGCATGACGTATGTGCATTTTGAGTGCTATACGTGCATGTCTGATATTCACCGGTGCACTATATCATATATGCACGTAACGAACCTTGTCAGGCTGGTTTAATGTATGGTCCCCGGACAAAATATATAGTGTCATGCATGAGCTAATATTAGTGGAAACCCGTACATTGTATGACCCGAACTATATGCAAAAGAGTATATAGTTTATCACTCTTTGTTCATTTCAGCAAGATTAACCAAGCTATGCTTAGATGTTCGGCGCCGGACTTGCCGTGACGCCGTTTGTTCAGTTTAACCCTACCAGGATATCGTAATGCTTAAACCAAAATGATCAATATGGACAAACCAAGTATAGAAGCTGTATGCTGACACTTTTCAATTTAGTTTATAGTTTTAGTAAGCATGATCTTTACTCGATGCGAACTAATTTAGATGCAGGATTTAATTTTCCTTGTGTACCCGTGACAGGCGTGAGGCACTTGAGGAATCTATGTTCTGAGCACAGATGTAAGATGCAACAGGCTGAGAGAACCCATTATTAAGCTAAGTCGTCAACTATGTAGAACGACTTGTCTAGACACAAGACGATGCACATCTTTAAGTTATTTGTTTCCTCACAGTTTTGACGCCGGACTTGCCGTGGCGCGATTTATTTGTTTGGCTCAACCGAGATGCCTGATGGCTTTCTCTTTTGAACTCCACAGTACATTACTACTAGCTAGATGAAATGCAAATGTACATTACTACTACAGCTGGGCCAGGGCTGATCCAATGTAAAATCATCTGATATGGAAATACTAGAACTGATTTGAAGCTATGTAAGGTGATTGGCATTGGGAGATACTAGGAAGTTTTATGTACCAGATCCAGACTGCAGCACCCCCAGCCCAGGGCCTGGATCCACCACTGAGATTCACCACCAGAATAACAAGAAACGGTAAGCAGTGTAGACAATAGAAGCTAGCAACCGACAATTTAATTTTCCCCGGTACCAGTAGTTTGTTAATACACTATTGCATTAATTGTTCCAAATAACAACAAAGAACTATCAACATCAACATTACAAGAAGGAAAatgcaaacaaaacaaaacagTATATAATAGAATCAAAAGAACGAGAAAAACAATAAGATACGTTTAGATTTATGTGTACCTCTTCGGATATGGTTTGGCAGTCATCCCTAGTACGGCAGAAAAGAAGGTTGCGTCTAGGATCTATAGAGTCCCTGACAGCAATCAGGCCGTATACGTGCCGTGGCCAGCGGAGACCCTCTTCCTCTTTGAGCTGGGCAACTTTAATGCTAAATATCTGCAACCCTGCCTCCAGGGTAGTAGATGCCGGGATGGATCCAAACGTACAACGCATGGGGAGCAGAACAGCTACAATAAGGATCCATCACTTAATAACAATATACATAGGGGTAATGAGATCGCACTTGTAATTTTAATCTTGCTGTGTCACAAGAGATAACAATACTTCATAACCTAAGggaaaataaataaattttGTTGTGAAGCCATAAAAAGGGTACGCTGTTTTTTCTCAAGAACCAAAAAGGGTAGCCTTCCTGAGAAATTTCGAATCTAGTCCCTCATAAGCAGGCATCGGAGTCTTGCCTCTCCATATACTACCCATTTGATTTCCTTGCTCTAATGCAATTCTCAAAAAATGTTTTTAACTCAGATGATGGAAAGCAAATCAAAGGAACAATGTTTTGGAAATTGTGTGAACTAACATTTGGAATTGCAAATCTGCTAAGCCCACTATTTAGAATGGCAATATCCCAAAATTCCTTGCTAGACCCAGCAAAACACATGGACTTAAAAAATACAAAATTATACTCAAAGAATAGCAAACCTGGCATAAAACTAGCAAATCCCTCATTAAACTAATCTCGATCTAAGCGAGATGATTAAATTGGTTATAGATGGAATTGGATTCCCTTATAGGGTAGAGTTGCTGGACTAGATTAAGTTACTAGTGTCTTCGAAGGAACCGAAATACTTGCCGTAGCAGTTTACCCAGTGGCGACGGAAATTGACGATTTTCTTATCCTCTTCGTTGTTCTCCTTGCTAGGCTTCTTCCTCATCCTCCTCTCATCGGCAAACCCTAGCGTCGTCGCCATCTCGCAGCAAGCAATCAGATCCGACCGGATTTTGAAACCTGGCCAGCAAAGGGGATTATTTCGCATGAAAAACGAAGAATTTCTTCAACCTGGTAGTGGAAGGCAGTGAACCTTCACGCGAAAGAACGCAAGGTTTTATGGGCTTATTGAATCCGATCATGATATGGGCTTATGGGCCACACACCTTGGCATAAGCCCATAAGCAACAAGAAGGTCCACAAACGTAGCCTTTCCATAAAAAAAATCGCAGCAAGCCCACCTTACTCTTTTCGAGTAGCTATTAATTGCAGTTCAACCGGGATATTTGCCCGTCTCCAAAACCGGAATCGGAACGGATGTGTACATTGCTGCCGACTATAAGAGTTTGCTATATCATCTAAAGTTAATATTGTAGTTAATAAATATAATAGATTGGCTATTATGTTGGCTAAAAGAGTATTGTGTAATTAATATTAGATCCACTTGCATACTCTCGTTCTCTCACCTTAGTTTGGGAATTTGTGCTATAGCCAGTTATGAGCTGGCTACTATCTTACAGCCAGctccttctctcttctctcttctctcctccacctcagcataaatataataaaataaaatttatagcCAGCTGACTGAAATTTATTGTACCTGCTCTTACAAAATTATCTTTTGTCGCCGACACACGCGTGGACGGACGGACGAATGGGCAGTGCGCTATATGAGTGGACAAATATATGAACATGCTGCCCTTTTTTATTACACTTGATGTTGTTGTAAATTTTCATAAGCTTACGGCACCCGGCAGCTAATGATCACAACACGAGCATGAAGAACCGTCGAGTTACATTCTTTGTTTTATAGTTATACTAACAAATTTATCCGTGCGTGAGTACAGAAAGTCATATGTATTTTATAATAATATAGTATGTGTTGGTTGAGGACTCCAGTCTTTTTCGCTAAACGCTAATCTAAACGATTTCGTACCCTTGAGTCAACATACGGTCACCCGGATTCCGATTAGGACTCCAATTGACGGACCAAAGGATCATTGGTTGCTTTAATAATAGTAGAGGTTTAGAATTTTTTCAAGTCAAATTTTTTAAACTTTGACCAtaaatggtaaaaatattatCAAGATTGGTgatataaaataaatattagTTTATTTATAATGAAATCAGCTATTATAACATGTAATCTTTTCTAATTAAAAGTATTTATTTTTGAGATGTTATTAGTCAAAGATGAAAATCTTAGATTTTGACCAAATCTAGAAGTTGTTGTATTTTGGGACGGATGTAGTATCTATTATAAACATAATAGGATGCAACTACTTACTTCCTCCGGCCCTAGCAAAAAGTCTATCATAATTTAAGATTTATCTCACAAAGATTGTCATCGTACCGAGAACTGTTGGGCAGCCACCGGTGCCCATAAGCACCTATCCCATCCTGCGATGCGCATGGCATATCCTTTGATAACCTGCATGGCCTCATGCTGATTGTGCGCGCATGTGCATGAAGCAAGGATAACCATGGACACCACATCTATTAGAAAAGACTACTTATCATACTAAACCTGATAAATAGGAACATCCAAGGGTGATTTCACTTTTTACTGATATGTCTGGGATTTTCTTGGGTGATTTTCTTTGGTGGAAGCGTACGTGCTGGGATGCACGAATGTCGTTGTTTTTCAGCCAGAGGTTGTCGTTGAAGAAGCTGCGGATGTCGTTGCGGAGAGTTGACTTATGCTGTGTGGAGGTGGAC
Protein-coding sequences here:
- the LOC112891682 gene encoding calcyclin-binding protein-like, which produces MDGTDCTWHDPVATGRKPVATDREPVATKTVTVATESVGIFDPTKGWDIRAVVVAPAGLNCVTVGSFSWDQDRDKIRIFISIEGVEQKKMEAVFNQTSVHMKFNDVYGKNYQWAIPKLNKEIVPEKCKAVVKPTKLVVTLCKASTGTWSNIYFEENKFKPSVVNDDDPISVVDLVKNMYQGGGDDMKQALEKAWHDTKTGKIAGLPG